A genomic segment from Nocardiopsis sp. Huas11 encodes:
- a CDS encoding branched-chain amino acid ABC transporter permease: MDLVSILAESTRSAFGPIAAIYALAAIGLNLHFGYTGLLNFGQVGFMLVGAYGVGISVELFDLPLLAGFGVGLACAFVLALLLGIPTLRLRADYLAITTIAAAEVIRLVYRAGFAEPLTGGVYGLQNLSDGFREINPFDAGERYGWGVLAYNGNHMWVLVVTWSMVAVMSGLVWMLMHSPWGRVIKGIREDEEAVRSLGKNVFAYKMQILVLGGLVGALAGCMLAVYQASIQPDQFKPQVTFFLWVILLLGGAGRVFGPVLGAMVFWFLMNLTDGVLRGLGSMGLLPFLSGPDYGAIRLALVGLLLVVLIVFRPQGLIGDRKEMLINVK; encoded by the coding sequence ATGGATTTGGTTTCTATCCTCGCGGAGTCGACACGGTCGGCCTTCGGTCCGATCGCGGCGATCTACGCGTTGGCCGCGATCGGTTTGAACCTGCACTTCGGGTACACGGGTCTGCTGAACTTCGGTCAGGTGGGCTTCATGCTGGTGGGCGCCTATGGCGTCGGTATCAGTGTGGAGTTGTTCGATCTGCCGCTGCTGGCGGGTTTCGGTGTGGGGTTGGCGTGCGCGTTCGTGCTCGCGCTGCTCCTGGGTATTCCGACGCTGCGTTTGCGGGCGGACTATCTGGCGATCACGACGATCGCGGCGGCGGAGGTGATCCGCCTGGTGTATCGGGCGGGGTTCGCCGAGCCGCTGACCGGTGGCGTGTACGGGTTGCAGAACCTGTCGGACGGTTTCCGCGAGATCAACCCGTTCGACGCGGGTGAGCGCTATGGCTGGGGTGTTCTGGCCTACAACGGCAACCACATGTGGGTGCTCGTGGTGACCTGGAGCATGGTGGCCGTGATGAGCGGTCTGGTGTGGATGTTGATGCACAGTCCGTGGGGCCGTGTCATCAAGGGCATCCGTGAGGACGAGGAGGCTGTGCGCAGCCTGGGCAAGAACGTCTTCGCGTACAAGATGCAGATCCTGGTGCTGGGCGGTCTGGTGGGTGCGTTGGCCGGCTGCATGCTGGCGGTGTACCAGGCGTCGATCCAGCCGGACCAGTTCAAGCCGCAGGTGACGTTCTTCCTGTGGGTGATCCTGCTGCTGGGCGGTGCGGGCCGGGTGTTCGGTCCGGTGCTGGGCGCGATGGTGTTCTGGTTCCTGATGAACCTGACCGACGGTGTGCTGCGGGGTCTGGGTTCGATGGGTCTGCTGCCGTTCCTGAGCGGCCCGGACTACGGTGCGATCCGGCTGGCCCTGGTGGGGCTGTTGCTGGTGGTCTTGATCGTCTTCCGGCCGCAGGGTCTGATCGGCGACCGCAAGGAGATGTTGATCAATGTCAAGTGA
- a CDS encoding ABC transporter substrate-binding protein, translating to MASKKVLGLTAATAALVLGLTACGSGGGDEGGGSEGGGEEFTFGILYPQSGTLAFLGPPQITAAEYAIDEINNAGGILGTEVPTIVEGDEAGDNAQANEAANNLVADEVNAVIGAAASGMTQATYDTITGANIVQCSGSNTSAALSDIDDNGYYFRTAPSDSLSAVVMARKIVEAGHQSVGLVARGDDYGGGYAENLQTELESLGASVVANETYDPEATTFDSVVSGVTDEEPDAVALIAFEEGAQVIAQMLEGGVEGDQLFITDGLNDPELGETVNESDPDAINGVTGVAPSADNPEFSEGLSEFNPDLEVTQFAPQVFDCVTSIALAAEAAGSVDPAEYVAELPNVTRPEGTECGTFAECSELLADGEEINYQGVSGNIDFDDNGDPTAATFEIFAFGDDGHEILAYEEHSLND from the coding sequence ATGGCAAGCAAGAAGGTCCTAGGCCTCACTGCCGCCACCGCGGCCCTGGTACTCGGACTCACGGCGTGTGGCAGCGGCGGCGGAGATGAAGGCGGCGGCAGCGAGGGAGGCGGTGAGGAGTTCACCTTCGGCATCCTCTACCCGCAGAGCGGTACCCTCGCCTTCCTCGGCCCGCCCCAGATCACCGCCGCCGAGTACGCGATCGACGAGATCAACAACGCCGGCGGCATCCTGGGCACCGAGGTGCCCACCATCGTGGAAGGCGACGAGGCCGGCGACAACGCCCAGGCCAACGAGGCCGCCAACAACCTGGTCGCCGACGAGGTCAACGCCGTCATCGGCGCCGCCGCCTCCGGCATGACCCAGGCGACCTACGACACCATCACCGGCGCCAACATCGTCCAGTGCTCCGGGTCCAACACCTCGGCCGCCCTGAGCGACATCGACGACAACGGCTACTACTTCCGCACGGCGCCCAGCGACAGCCTCTCCGCCGTCGTCATGGCCCGCAAGATCGTCGAGGCCGGGCACCAGAGCGTCGGCCTCGTCGCCCGCGGCGACGACTACGGCGGCGGCTACGCCGAGAACCTGCAGACCGAACTCGAGTCCCTGGGCGCCTCGGTCGTGGCCAACGAGACCTACGACCCCGAGGCCACCACCTTCGACTCCGTCGTCAGCGGAGTGACCGACGAGGAGCCCGACGCCGTCGCGCTCATCGCCTTCGAAGAGGGCGCGCAGGTCATCGCGCAGATGCTGGAAGGCGGCGTGGAGGGCGACCAGCTCTTCATCACCGACGGCCTCAACGACCCCGAGCTCGGCGAAACCGTCAACGAGAGCGACCCCGACGCCATCAACGGCGTCACCGGCGTCGCCCCGTCCGCCGACAACCCCGAGTTCTCCGAGGGCCTGTCCGAGTTCAACCCGGACCTCGAGGTCACCCAGTTCGCGCCGCAGGTCTTCGACTGCGTGACCAGCATCGCGCTGGCCGCCGAGGCCGCCGGCAGCGTCGACCCGGCCGAGTACGTGGCCGAACTGCCCAACGTCACCCGTCCCGAGGGCACCGAGTGCGGCACCTTCGCCGAGTGCAGCGAGCTGCTCGCCGACGGCGAGGAGATCAACTACCAGGGCGTCAGCGGCAACATCGACTTCGATGACAACGGCGACCCGACCGCGGCCACCTTCGAGATCTTCGCCTTCGGAGACGACGGCCACGAGATCCTCGCCTACGAGGAGCACTCGCTGAACGACTAG
- a CDS encoding transposase, producing MYSTHIRRSAVSLLDSGISYSEVSRRLGIDRSTLRDWRTNRSLVEKYRDDACPRCEPIPRPPTRSEPYGYLLGLYLGDGSISPTARGDKGVWRLRVFCSDSWPGLIEECASAMSALRPDRRIGRVQCTGCTEIHNDWKHWPCLFPQHGPGKKHDRLIVLEPWQQEIVDERPEAFIRGLVHSDGCRLVNRIRRKLPGGGERTYEYPRYQFTNASQDIAGLLTSTLDGLGVAWRSHVKRTSGSSDQTVVSVSRRDAVARMDSFVGPKY from the coding sequence ATGTACTCAACGCACATCCGACGGTCGGCGGTCTCACTCCTGGACTCCGGCATCTCCTACAGCGAGGTCAGTCGACGCCTCGGCATAGACCGATCCACCCTGCGTGACTGGCGGACGAACCGCTCCCTCGTAGAGAAGTACCGGGACGACGCCTGCCCTCGGTGCGAACCGATACCCCGGCCTCCCACGCGGTCCGAGCCCTACGGCTACCTCCTCGGGCTCTACCTGGGCGATGGATCCATCTCTCCGACAGCCAGGGGCGACAAGGGGGTCTGGCGACTGCGGGTGTTCTGCTCCGACAGTTGGCCGGGCCTGATCGAAGAGTGCGCCTCCGCCATGAGCGCGCTTCGCCCCGATCGTCGGATCGGCCGGGTCCAGTGCACCGGGTGCACCGAGATCCACAACGACTGGAAGCACTGGCCCTGCCTGTTCCCTCAGCACGGCCCAGGCAAGAAGCACGATCGGCTCATCGTGTTGGAGCCCTGGCAACAGGAGATCGTCGACGAGCGGCCCGAGGCCTTCATTCGTGGCCTGGTCCACTCCGACGGGTGCCGTCTGGTCAACCGAATCCGCAGGAAGCTCCCTGGCGGCGGGGAACGGACATACGAGTATCCCCGGTACCAGTTCACCAACGCGTCCCAGGACATCGCCGGACTCCTGACTTCGACACTGGACGGCCTCGGCGTCGCCTGGCGAAGCCACGTCAAACGCACGTCCGGATCGAGCGACCAGACGGTCGTGTCGGTCTCCCGCAGGGACGCGGTGGCGCGGATGGACTCCTTCGTGGGGCCGAAGTACTGA
- a CDS encoding ABC transporter ATP-binding protein → MSENGERRPDVDEVPAGAGDAAVVQEHREEVLEQAAAETVVGGPEDYLLLAKDMVAGYVPGVNILNGCTLTLTKGEVVAIIGPNGAGKSTLIKTIFGLIPVREGELTLRGSSIAGLAAHSLVERGVGYVPQTQNVFPTLTIEENLQMGAFLRPKMFAERFAVVAGLFPLLGERRKAKAGSLSGGERQMVAMGRALMMDPSVLLLDEPTAGLSPIYQEEVFQRVKEVNSTGVSVVMVEQNARRCLQICDRGYVLDQGRNAYTGSGRDLLNDPNVIELYLGTLAKG, encoded by the coding sequence ATGAGTGAGAACGGCGAGCGGCGTCCGGACGTGGACGAGGTCCCGGCCGGGGCCGGTGATGCGGCGGTCGTGCAGGAGCACCGTGAAGAGGTGCTGGAGCAGGCCGCGGCGGAGACGGTGGTGGGTGGTCCGGAGGACTACCTGTTGCTGGCCAAGGACATGGTCGCGGGTTACGTGCCGGGGGTGAACATCCTCAACGGGTGCACGTTGACGCTGACCAAGGGCGAGGTCGTGGCGATCATCGGCCCGAACGGCGCGGGCAAGTCGACGTTGATCAAGACGATCTTCGGTCTGATCCCGGTGCGTGAGGGCGAGTTGACGCTGCGGGGGTCCTCGATCGCGGGTCTGGCGGCGCACAGTCTGGTGGAGCGGGGCGTGGGGTACGTGCCGCAGACGCAGAACGTGTTCCCGACGTTGACGATCGAGGAGAACCTCCAGATGGGGGCCTTCCTGCGGCCGAAGATGTTCGCTGAGCGGTTCGCGGTGGTGGCGGGGTTGTTCCCGTTGCTGGGTGAGCGTCGTAAGGCGAAGGCGGGGTCGTTGTCGGGCGGTGAGCGCCAGATGGTGGCGATGGGTCGTGCGTTGATGATGGATCCGTCGGTGCTGTTGTTGGACGAGCCGACGGCGGGGTTGTCGCCGATCTACCAGGAGGAGGTCTTCCAGCGGGTCAAGGAGGTCAACTCCACGGGTGTGTCGGTGGTGATGGTGGAGCAGAACGCTCGCCGGTGCCTGCAGATCTGTGACCGCGGGTATGTGTTGGACCAGGGTCGTAACGCGTACACGGGGTCGGGTCGGGATCTGTTGAACGACCCGAACGTGATCGAGTTGTACTTGGGCACGCTCGCGAAGGGCTGA
- a CDS encoding ABC transporter ATP-binding protein — translation MSSDEMGSSAGVGADRMAGAVPEPGSVKSDPILVADRVRRSFGGLTAVDVRRLEVQRGTITALIGPNGAGKSTLFNLLTGFDRVDQGDWTFQGAKINGKPGHKVARSGMVRTFQLTKALTRMTVLDNMLLGAQGQFGERMAGAFLRNVWGRQERANTARALELLERFKLIDKREDMAGSLSGGQRKLLEMARALMTDPAMIMLDEPMAGVNPALVQSLLGHITSLRDEGKTVLFVEHDMDVIMGISDWIVVLAQGQVIAEGAPSDIRSNQQVIDAYLGAQDVDVDEARGSADE, via the coding sequence ATGTCAAGTGACGAGATGGGCTCCTCCGCGGGCGTCGGTGCGGACCGGATGGCGGGCGCCGTGCCGGAGCCGGGTTCGGTGAAGTCGGATCCGATCCTGGTGGCGGACCGTGTGCGTCGTTCGTTCGGTGGTCTGACGGCCGTGGACGTGCGTCGGTTGGAGGTGCAGCGGGGGACGATCACGGCGTTGATCGGTCCGAACGGTGCCGGTAAGTCGACGCTGTTCAACCTGCTGACCGGGTTCGACCGGGTGGATCAGGGCGACTGGACGTTCCAGGGCGCGAAGATCAACGGCAAGCCGGGGCACAAGGTGGCGCGGTCCGGGATGGTGCGGACGTTCCAGTTGACCAAGGCGCTGACGCGTATGACGGTCCTGGACAACATGTTGCTGGGTGCGCAGGGCCAGTTCGGTGAGCGGATGGCCGGGGCGTTCCTGCGCAACGTGTGGGGCCGGCAGGAGCGGGCGAACACGGCGCGGGCGCTGGAGCTGTTGGAGCGCTTCAAGCTGATCGACAAGCGCGAGGACATGGCGGGTTCGCTCTCGGGTGGTCAGCGCAAGCTGTTGGAGATGGCGCGTGCGCTGATGACGGATCCGGCGATGATCATGCTGGATGAGCCGATGGCGGGCGTGAACCCGGCGCTGGTGCAGTCGTTGCTGGGTCACATCACGTCGTTGCGCGACGAGGGCAAGACGGTGCTCTTCGTGGAGCACGACATGGACGTGATCATGGGGATCAGCGACTGGATCGTGGTGTTGGCGCAGGGTCAGGTGATCGCGGAGGGTGCTCCGTCGGACATCCGGTCCAACCAGCAGGTGATCGACGCCTATCTGGGTGCCCAGGACGTGGACGTGGACGAGGCCCGGGGGAGTGCCGATGAGTGA
- a CDS encoding DUF1266 domain-containing protein: protein MLTAVAGVIGALVIGSWVVVAWGSRRRQPWLLSPLALLIVVLVAIDLPGWSFIPVALLVAGSFAELVIGSRESPAVRTKDPDAPLSTERWAAAVAAPFRVALAEPWDVVARPTLRRRYRRLLERQWAVTDRESLLAAVNSLLEELHTGPSLDLVVDLNAGSAWSRLPQDQGGTATGERVRLSDEQVARLRVVTGVTEADETVIIGAFQWWKSVHVIRLVSGGATLDWLSPVETQTLLRRVASDLQRRYSSWQQLSTAFHAGYLLWPERGEGADQGDADGVWTALGLLTEDPQSPWNLLPWDMPLERVITESGAPSQQEH, encoded by the coding sequence GTGCTGACCGCGGTGGCCGGCGTGATCGGCGCACTGGTGATCGGTTCCTGGGTCGTGGTGGCCTGGGGCTCGCGACGGCGTCAGCCGTGGCTGCTTTCACCGTTGGCGCTGCTCATCGTCGTGCTCGTGGCGATCGACCTGCCCGGCTGGTCGTTCATCCCCGTCGCCCTGCTCGTGGCCGGATCCTTCGCCGAGCTGGTGATCGGGTCCCGTGAGTCCCCCGCCGTGCGGACCAAGGATCCCGACGCCCCCCTGAGCACCGAGCGGTGGGCGGCCGCGGTGGCCGCGCCGTTCCGGGTGGCGCTCGCCGAGCCCTGGGACGTGGTGGCCCGGCCCACCCTGCGGCGGCGCTACCGCCGCCTGTTGGAGCGCCAGTGGGCCGTCACCGACCGGGAGTCGCTGCTCGCGGCGGTGAACTCGCTGCTGGAGGAGCTGCACACCGGTCCCTCGCTGGACCTGGTGGTGGACCTGAACGCGGGCTCGGCCTGGTCGCGGCTGCCACAGGACCAGGGCGGCACGGCCACCGGTGAGCGGGTCCGCCTCTCCGACGAGCAGGTGGCGCGGTTGCGCGTGGTCACCGGGGTGACCGAGGCCGACGAGACGGTCATCATCGGCGCCTTCCAGTGGTGGAAGTCGGTGCACGTCATCCGGCTGGTGTCGGGCGGGGCGACGCTGGACTGGCTGAGTCCGGTGGAGACGCAGACCCTGTTGCGCCGGGTGGCCTCGGACCTGCAGCGCCGGTACTCGTCGTGGCAGCAGCTGTCGACGGCGTTCCACGCGGGGTACCTGTTGTGGCCCGAGCGGGGCGAGGGGGCCGACCAGGGCGACGCGGACGGTGTGTGGACGGCCCTGGGCCTGTTGACCGAGGATCCGCAGAGTCCGTGGAACCTGTTGCCGTGGGACATGCCGCTGGAGCGCGTGATCACCGAGAGCGGTGCGCCCTCGCAGCAGGAGCACTAG
- a CDS encoding hotdog fold thioesterase, translating into MTTESEMRSLLDTGALAGGLGQRMGIEISEASAERVVGRMPVEGNTQPFGLLHGGASCVLAESLGSVGATLHAQQFERVAVGIEINATHHRSATEGHVTGVAVPVHQGRTLSTWDITISDDQGRKVCTSRLTCMLRELPQS; encoded by the coding sequence ATGACCACAGAATCCGAGATGCGCTCGCTCCTGGACACGGGAGCCCTCGCCGGGGGACTCGGACAGCGGATGGGGATCGAGATCTCCGAGGCCTCCGCCGAACGCGTCGTGGGACGCATGCCCGTGGAGGGCAACACCCAGCCCTTCGGGCTCCTGCACGGAGGCGCCTCCTGCGTCCTGGCCGAGTCCCTGGGCTCGGTCGGCGCCACCCTGCACGCCCAGCAGTTCGAGCGCGTCGCCGTGGGCATCGAGATCAACGCCACCCACCACCGCTCCGCCACCGAGGGCCACGTCACCGGAGTCGCCGTCCCCGTCCACCAGGGCCGCACCCTGTCCACATGGGACATCACCATCAGCGACGACCAGGGCCGCAAGGTGTGCACCTCACGGCTCACCTGCATGCTGCGCGAACTGCCCCAGAGCTGA
- the pyk gene encoding pyruvate kinase, translating into MTRRAKIVATLGPATSSPEVLRKLVAAGLDVARVNLSHGTHDDHRIGLANLRAAAEAAQRPVGVLADLQGPKIRVGTFPDGPVELVNGNEFTITTEDVPGDATRVSTTYKGLPVDVRPGDRVLIDDGRIALECIKTTSTDVQTRVIVGGTISNHKGLNLPGVAVSVPALTEKDEKDLRWALHQGVDMVALSFVRSPADAEECHRIMDEEGITVPLIAKIEKPQAVERLQDIIEVFDGVMVARGDLGVELPLENVPMVQKRAVERCRDKAKPVIVATQMLESMIGSPRPTRAEASDVANAVLDGADAVMLSGETSVGKYPIETVETMARIVSAAEQESLRASHILNRVPETTGGAIARAAAEIGATVGAKALVAFTMSGETARRLARYRSPIPLMAFTTENHTVGQLSLTWGVETQKVPWVDNTDDMVRQVESELLALGDYHKGDKIVIVAGSPPGTTGSTNALRVHRLGDAVALGNQ; encoded by the coding sequence GTGACACGTCGAGCAAAAATCGTCGCGACCCTCGGTCCCGCCACGTCGAGCCCGGAAGTACTCCGCAAACTCGTCGCCGCAGGACTGGACGTCGCCCGAGTCAACCTCAGCCACGGAACCCACGACGACCACCGCATCGGCCTCGCGAACCTGCGAGCCGCCGCAGAGGCCGCCCAACGCCCCGTCGGAGTCCTCGCCGACCTCCAAGGACCCAAGATCCGGGTCGGCACCTTCCCCGACGGACCCGTCGAACTCGTCAACGGCAACGAATTCACCATCACCACCGAGGACGTCCCCGGCGACGCCACCCGCGTCTCCACCACCTACAAGGGACTCCCCGTCGACGTCCGCCCCGGCGACCGCGTCCTCATCGACGACGGCCGCATCGCGCTGGAATGCATCAAGACCACCAGCACGGACGTCCAGACCCGCGTCATCGTCGGCGGCACCATCTCCAACCACAAGGGACTGAACCTCCCCGGCGTCGCCGTCAGCGTCCCCGCACTCACCGAAAAGGACGAGAAGGACCTGCGCTGGGCCCTCCACCAGGGCGTCGACATGGTCGCCCTGTCCTTCGTGCGCAGCCCCGCCGACGCCGAAGAGTGCCACCGCATCATGGACGAGGAGGGCATCACCGTCCCCCTCATCGCCAAGATCGAGAAGCCCCAGGCCGTCGAGCGCCTCCAGGACATCATCGAGGTCTTCGACGGCGTCATGGTCGCCCGCGGCGACCTCGGCGTCGAACTGCCGCTCGAGAACGTCCCCATGGTGCAAAAGCGCGCCGTCGAACGCTGCCGCGACAAGGCCAAACCCGTCATCGTCGCCACGCAGATGCTCGAATCGATGATCGGATCACCCCGGCCCACCCGCGCCGAGGCCTCCGACGTCGCCAACGCCGTCCTCGACGGCGCCGACGCCGTCATGCTCTCCGGCGAGACCAGCGTCGGCAAGTACCCCATCGAGACCGTCGAGACCATGGCGCGCATCGTCAGCGCCGCCGAGCAGGAATCCCTGCGCGCCTCGCACATCCTCAACCGGGTACCCGAGACCACGGGCGGCGCCATCGCCCGGGCCGCCGCCGAGATCGGCGCCACCGTCGGCGCCAAGGCCCTCGTCGCCTTCACCATGTCCGGCGAGACCGCCCGCCGCCTCGCGCGCTACCGGTCCCCGATCCCGCTCATGGCCTTCACCACGGAGAACCACACGGTCGGGCAGCTGTCCCTGACCTGGGGCGTGGAGACGCAGAAGGTCCCCTGGGTCGACAACACCGACGACATGGTCCGCCAGGTCGAGAGCGAACTCCTCGCACTCGGCGACTACCACAAGGGCGACAAGATCGTCATCGTGGCCGGCAGCCCGCCCGGAACCACCGGTTCCACCAACGCGCTGCGCGTCCACCGCCTCGGCGACGCCGTCGCCCTGGGCAACCAGTAA
- a CDS encoding maleylpyruvate isomerase N-terminal domain-containing protein — MFERDEVLAALTAEAGALEGVLSRLSEAEAVVPTRCEPWDVAALAVHTVGALTRVGDALEGPAPEGAGVVLVSAAGYYAPDVRFSPEVNGDRVRSAVEVAARRADAAEPGRVLRTHWEALGARLTAEEGGRRVFTRHGDPMLLWDFLVTRVVELVVHGWDLADALGRRPWTSAPALGLVVRLVFEGADRDAVERVFPGVWAGGAAAEAAVRAVTGRAGDEAGGASVAALESAGVRFLALG, encoded by the coding sequence GTGTTTGAACGCGATGAGGTCCTGGCCGCGTTGACGGCGGAGGCGGGTGCCCTGGAGGGGGTGCTGTCGCGTCTGTCGGAGGCGGAGGCGGTGGTGCCGACGCGGTGTGAGCCGTGGGACGTGGCGGCGTTGGCGGTGCACACGGTGGGGGCGCTGACGCGGGTGGGGGACGCGTTGGAGGGTCCGGCGCCGGAGGGCGCGGGGGTGGTGCTGGTGTCGGCGGCGGGGTACTACGCGCCGGACGTGCGGTTCTCGCCGGAGGTGAACGGGGACCGGGTGCGCTCGGCGGTGGAGGTGGCGGCGCGCAGGGCGGACGCGGCGGAGCCGGGGCGGGTGCTGCGTACCCACTGGGAGGCGCTGGGCGCTCGTCTGACGGCCGAGGAGGGTGGCCGCCGGGTGTTCACACGCCATGGGGATCCCATGCTGCTGTGGGACTTCCTGGTGACGCGTGTGGTGGAGCTGGTGGTGCACGGGTGGGATCTGGCGGACGCGTTGGGGCGGCGGCCCTGGACGTCGGCGCCGGCGTTGGGTCTGGTGGTGCGCCTGGTGTTCGAGGGCGCGGACCGGGACGCGGTGGAGCGGGTGTTCCCGGGGGTGTGGGCCGGTGGTGCGGCCGCCGAGGCGGCGGTGCGCGCGGTGACGGGGCGCGCGGGCGATGAGGCCGGTGGGGCGTCCGTGGCGGCGCTCGAGTCGGCGGGGGTGCGGTTCCTGGCGCTGGGGTAG
- a CDS encoding branched-chain amino acid ABC transporter permease, producing MRTRLATVLLALITAILVIPGPAATADEQGGESLYGQILDPRDRDQGVEDIVITIYSGEDEIAATETDSDGNWEAELPEPGDYRVVVDQESIPNEFALRESAIVVDGESEVEVAAGDQRPLILALEEAGASEGTDSTATPADETEEAQDGADAPADDESIAAPATSGSFGERFAQLTASGLLYGLVIAISAIGLSLIFGTTKMINFAHGDMVTFGAMIALLFSTGAAGLGNSLLAIFLGLAGAVFLGVFLDGKISRTPLAIGQWAAVMLGIALATLLGVLGDAVAWQIPLWAAAVIAVAMGAILGAGMEQYVWRPLRHRNVALIQMFIVSIGVALVLRHLILVVFGAGRSQYAGFQIQERISLGPISMPPRDLVIMGVAVVVLVAVACLLQFTRIGKAMRAVSDNRDLAESSGINVDRVTLYVWGLGGGLASLGGVLYGLNQIVEYEMGFRLLLLMFAAVILGGLGTAYGAMVGGLAVGLVAMLSTLWFPTQMMQAWALALMILMLLVRPQGLLGRRERVG from the coding sequence GTGCGCACACGCCTCGCGACCGTGCTGCTGGCCCTGATCACGGCAATCCTCGTGATCCCGGGGCCCGCGGCGACGGCAGACGAACAGGGCGGTGAGTCGCTGTACGGTCAGATCCTCGATCCACGGGATCGTGATCAGGGTGTCGAAGACATCGTGATCACCATCTACTCGGGCGAGGACGAGATCGCGGCGACCGAGACCGACTCTGATGGAAATTGGGAAGCGGAGCTGCCCGAACCGGGTGACTACCGTGTCGTGGTGGACCAGGAGTCCATCCCCAACGAGTTCGCGCTACGGGAGAGCGCCATCGTCGTCGACGGTGAGTCCGAGGTGGAGGTCGCCGCGGGCGACCAGCGCCCGCTCATCCTGGCGTTGGAGGAAGCCGGAGCGAGCGAGGGCACCGACAGCACGGCCACTCCCGCTGACGAGACCGAAGAGGCACAGGACGGGGCCGACGCCCCGGCCGACGACGAGTCGATCGCGGCGCCCGCGACCTCCGGGTCGTTCGGCGAACGCTTCGCTCAGCTCACCGCGAGCGGTCTGCTCTACGGCCTGGTCATCGCCATCTCCGCGATCGGGCTGTCGCTGATCTTCGGTACGACGAAGATGATCAACTTCGCCCACGGTGACATGGTCACCTTCGGCGCGATGATCGCCCTGCTGTTCAGCACGGGCGCGGCGGGCCTGGGCAACTCCCTCCTGGCGATCTTCCTGGGGCTGGCGGGTGCCGTGTTCCTGGGCGTCTTCCTCGACGGCAAGATCTCGCGGACGCCGCTGGCGATCGGCCAGTGGGCGGCGGTCATGCTCGGTATCGCGCTGGCCACTCTGTTGGGCGTGCTCGGCGACGCCGTGGCGTGGCAGATTCCGCTGTGGGCCGCGGCCGTGATCGCGGTGGCGATGGGCGCGATCCTGGGCGCCGGCATGGAGCAGTACGTGTGGCGTCCCCTGAGGCACCGCAACGTGGCCCTGATCCAGATGTTCATCGTGTCGATCGGTGTCGCGCTGGTGCTGCGGCACCTGATCCTGGTGGTGTTCGGCGCGGGCCGCAGCCAGTACGCCGGTTTCCAGATCCAGGAGAGGATCAGTCTGGGTCCGATCTCGATGCCCCCGCGCGACCTGGTGATCATGGGCGTGGCGGTCGTGGTGCTGGTGGCGGTGGCCTGCCTGTTGCAGTTCACCCGGATCGGCAAGGCGATGCGCGCGGTGTCGGACAACCGGGACCTGGCGGAGTCGTCGGGTATCAACGTGGACCGGGTGACCCTGTACGTGTGGGGTCTGGGCGGCGGTCTGGCGTCGCTGGGCGGTGTGCTCTACGGGTTGAACCAGATCGTGGAGTACGAGATGGGTTTCCGTCTGCTGCTGCTGATGTTCGCCGCGGTGATTCTGGGCGGTCTCGGTACGGCTTACGGTGCGATGGTCGGCGGTCTGGCGGTGGGTCTGGTCGCGATGCTGTCGACCCTGTGGTTCCCGACGCAGATGATGCAGGCGTGGGCGTTGGCACTCATGATCCTGATGCTGCTGGTCAGGCCCCAGGGCCTGCTCGGTCGGCGCGAGCGGGTCGGCTAG
- a CDS encoding ANTAR domain-containing response regulator — protein sequence MVIAEDEALIRLDLKEMLEEDGYAVVGEAGDGETAIRLAQELKPDLVITDIKMPVLDGLSAAERIAGERIAPVVILTAFSQRELVERAREAGAMAYLVKPFNKSDLVPAIEMATSRYAELSALESEVSSLTERLETRKLVEQAKGLLQSRHGMSEPEAFRWIQKNSMDRRLTMRKVAETVVETLGGGQD from the coding sequence GTGGTGATCGCGGAAGACGAGGCCCTGATTCGCCTGGACCTCAAGGAGATGCTGGAAGAGGACGGTTACGCCGTCGTCGGCGAGGCCGGGGACGGGGAGACCGCTATCCGGCTTGCCCAGGAGCTCAAACCGGACCTGGTGATCACCGACATCAAGATGCCGGTGCTCGACGGCCTGTCGGCCGCCGAGCGGATCGCCGGGGAGCGTATCGCCCCGGTCGTGATCCTCACCGCCTTCTCCCAGCGCGAGCTCGTGGAGCGGGCGCGGGAGGCCGGGGCCATGGCCTACCTGGTCAAGCCGTTCAACAAGTCGGACCTGGTGCCGGCGATCGAAATGGCCACTTCCCGCTACGCCGAGCTCTCGGCGCTGGAGTCGGAGGTCAGCAGTCTCACGGAGCGTCTGGAGACCCGCAAGCTGGTCGAACAGGCCAAGGGTCTGCTGCAGAGCCGCCACGGGATGAGTGAGCCCGAGGCGTTCAGGTGGATCCAGAAGAACTCCATGGACCGGCGCCTGACCATGCGCAAGGTGGCGGAGACCGTGGTCGAGACCCTCGGTGGCGGGCAGGACTGA